The Silene latifolia isolate original U9 population chromosome Y, ASM4854445v1, whole genome shotgun sequence sequence aatcaacataattaaggaattgtgtcatgtatgtttaatttatttttagttgatgcattttatttttgttgaatgaatcgttgaatgaatttatttacgtatttttttttttgcaatcggttgtaatttgtaatacttagtgtggccttagttaattatgttttcgtaatgaaggaaacataatttttatgtaattatgagatctcgaatctcctttatttttctttagttttgggttttgaaattagaatgtaataaataggtttattatgtaaattttattcattgtatttttcaaaagaagactaaagatggagattggagctcactcccgctacatggatgaagatggaacatcaagacaagcttcgcgggtccaaggatggattccaaacttgtatttaatgttcattttgataggataggccacactaggacttttattgttttacgttttcattcatattgcttttcattcacatgatagtttatgcatcatattccgcctaaaaccaaaccacctactactaaaatgcatgaaaattgacacatataggtcgtatgttagttttcatagacatacagatgttacatgcttttaagccatcaccttagtttattcattcacgcatgctagatattagttcacttaaaatgaattaaaatgaagttgatgggatcttcctctaaaacggaaattgagattagtctttataagggcaaacaactatgaatcccttcttcgtcggtaggcataatatgaacCCTTCTACGTTGgataagtagttgtgttgacttagtttacctcaacatcatagttcgaagagtttctcgtgattatgatggactaaaaatagaatttacagaaatttatcgaccaagaattctaacggtagaattagctaaaaggttaggttatcaatttacagagaattgagtcttgggatcatttatataattcttgagggaggtcaattgtataaatgttttgagtcttcgcgtaatgacagtagttcattagacttaaaaatataaacgatgcacatgcttattattttttcttcttttcgcagtgtagaatacgtttattttactgttacaacaaaatgtctagaaataacgcaatccaaatgcctagtgccacacttggacgcgagtcctggctgaaaatattcatggaccaaatgaatcagttcacacgtctgaaaaacgacgggtccaactttgcggactgggaggcagcactacggaatgctgccattgctgacggtaagttcgggtacttaactgagccaataccggtaaacccaggccccaatgtaggagtcaacgagtcactcgcttatagtgacttcgttatggaagctggtgcgataaagaacgtactcatctttgcaatggaaaccaatttgcaaagacgattcattgcccaaggtgcgaacaagattttcaccacgctcactaacgagttctcaaaagcaccgagaatcgttaaatatgagcatacctgtcgcttctttgatgcgaaactccagaagggccaaccggttagcccacacattcttcacatgattgagaatgttgagaagctggaggcacttgattgcaaaatcagtgagagcattgtcattgaccgaatgcttcattctcttcatgatggttttgcccttttcagggcgaactattacatgaatgacttgaaaaagagtcctcatgagttacactcccttctcgtacagaccgagaaggatataaaattgagtgggagcatgaagcaagatgttctcacgatttccaacaagggtaaaggtaagggcaaggctcatggcgacctagctgtaggtaagccaaagtttaaaaagtcaggaaacggtaagagtgcgccttgtgagactagtggctcacagggcaaggcaaagagtaagggcggtgacattgagtgccaccattgtcacaagactggacattggaggaggaactgtcccgtgtaccgtgaggacatcaaagcaggtcgcgtcgttcctgttggtatgtcattttatattcatatgattgagattaaccatgcaagtttcggaacttgggtacttgatactggttgtggttctcatttgtgtaatcatttgcaggggctaaagaacatcatacctctcaaaAAAGGTGATGTaaacctgcgagtcgggaatggagcacgagttgctgctgtctcgaagggaacatatgtaaatccaactccctagtggttttgagttatttttaaataactgttactatgtacccaatttgtctaagaacattatttctgtttccgtacttgctaaagacagTTTTACATTTTCAGTAAAGGATAAtaactgtattttctctttcaatgaaatgatttatggcaaaacagtttccatgaatgttatttacatcttagatcaaaccacggaagtattacacatgaataataagaaattaaaggttggtgacaaagatcaaacctatctatgacattgtcgaatgggacacataaatgagaaacgtgtaaagaaactcgtcgataatgggactattcctgcattcgatttttctacatatggcacgtgtgaatcatgtctcattggcaaaatgactcgaatttccttcaaaatgcgcactagtgacctattaggactcatacatactgatgtttgtggacctatgtcaattaccgctagagatggctatagatattttatcacttttacggacgatttgagtagttatggatatgtctacttaatgaagcataaaagtgagtcctttgagaaattcaaggaataccagaacagagttgagaaccaactgggtagaaaggttaaagcactccgttcagatcggggtggcaaatatctttcaaatgagtttgatcaacaccttaaagactgtggaatcgttctacagttaactccacctggaacacctcaattaaatggtgtgtccgaacggagaaatcgaaccttacttgatatggttcgatccatgatgagtcacacggtagtgcctgattcattatggggttttgctctttgtcaccgctgcTCTtatatacttaaccaagtccgactaaagtcacgacaagactccatatgaaatgtggaagggaacggtccctaacttgtcctttattcgggtttggggctgcgaggcttatgtcaagtggagacacgaggataagctcggcccgcgatcggtcaaaacatactttataggttatccaaaaggaacagttggtcattacttctattcgcctaccgaacatcgagtttttgttgcggctagtggcTTTAGAAAATAAagtattctgtagacgcgcaaccagatacctataaggcacgactagtggcaaaaggtttcactcaagtgcacggattgcattatgatgagatttttgcacctatagtcatgctacgttccattcggataatcttagcgattgccgcttttcatgattatgaaatttggcaaatggatgtgaaaaccgccttcttaaacggttatttggaggaagagttgtacatggtgcaacccgaaggtttcatagatcctgaacatcctaagaaagtatgcaagcttaagcgctccatttatggacttaagcaagcttctcggagttggaatcatcgtttcgaccaggtgataaaagagtatggttttactcgatcggtcgaagaaccatgcttatatatcaagtccagtgggagcaagattgtattcttgatattgcatatcgatgacatactcctgattgggaatgacatttctctcctatcttcggttaaagaatggttgaagaaccatttccagatgaaagatctgggtgaggcacaacgcattttgggaatccgtatctaccgagatagatcacgacggatgttatcacttagtcaggagtcttatttggataagattcttgagaagttcagcatgaccaactctaagaaagggaaccttccaatgacgactgggatgcagttgagcaagtctcagtcacccacgacgcctgaagagattgagcgcatgagtcgttttccttatgcatctgcaataggatcgatcatgtatgccatgatatgaacacgtccagacgtggcatatgcattgagtatgacgagtcggtaccaaaagactccaggtgaaacacagtggatagctgttaaaaacatcctcaagtacctacggaggactaaggattgggtattgacttatggaggcgatactaagctatgcgcaatcggttacacagatgctagcttccaaacggatcgagatgactcaaaatctcagtccgggttcgtcttcactcttaatggttccaaatagagtgttgtagcggattctaccactgaatccgagtactatgccgcttcggaagcagctaaggaagcgatatggatgcgtcaattcttacaaggacttacgatagttcctagttcgaatgacccgatcaccatctattgtgacaatagaggtgccatcttccaggctaaagagccataagtctagtaacaaatctagacatgtacatcggaaagctcacctgatccgtgattacgtggagtaagaagagatagtgattgacaagattgcgatggataataacatcgcggaccctctcactaaaccgttgaattttgataagcatgaagggaacattatttccatgggaattaaacgtgttcctgagttgtagtagtcaattatggatttgatacattatctttttcatatactatttataacttcatcgttttataataatattttgtttttcatgttgattgtactgacaactttgaacgccacaaagtgaactgaattacattatattttgttttggtccgtaatcgcctacaagaggtgataactctggctattatattgtgcagtcgattgatggtgggttcaatgagccacaagtcaaactgttgactgatcgatgacaaatgcgagattataatgatacctcgtaggataaatttttgtgacaacgtaatggagtccatTGGCAGTATAACCATTTGGTTATTATGACGGAGTACTTGCCACTATAGTGCCAGGTGTTATAGATTTTGTTATGTTGGAGCAAGCTTTTGAGTCCATGTTGAGCCAAACAATGGATTTCGAAGGCAAAAATCACATTGAAACTTCATTTCCATCTCATAACAGTCGTTACATTTTAGGCCCCTTGTGTGGTGACTTTTTATATTAATGCTCGCTACATTGAACAAGGACTCAGTTTTTTTTTGCATGTTTTTTTGAAGTTCTAATTTGGAGATTTTAAGTGTACTCTTCTTAATATATCCCatctttttttttactactttagtagtttagtatatatatatatatatatatatatatatatatatatatatatatatatatatatatatatatatatatataagagagagagagagagagagagagagagagagagagagagagagagatgagttcttataagtccacaaatttggttgagtccctaagtcctaatcttAGCCACTCATTTTTTAGATGTAACTTCAgtactttatgagtgtaactttaatcatttaaggctattttttatataaaatttgaatttatggctattttatacaaaattttgaatttatggctatctttttaatatttttaatatataaatttgaatttatgtaattttaacgatTTATGTAATTTCAACATTTTATGAGTTTAACTTTACTGTTTTTTATGTAATTTCAACacttttgagtgtaactttactttttttacaagtgtaactttactttttttaagagtgtaactttagtattttaaGAGTCATTTTTaatgttaaaattgaaatttatgtaatttttattataggttgaatttatataattttaacactaaGTTTAATGTAATCCTTGAGTCCATTTTGATTGTAACTTCAGTTCATTAAGAGTGTAACTTCATCATTACAGTGTAATTTCATCATTAAGCGTGTAATTTCAAATTTGTTAATTAAGAGTGTAACTTCATCAATTACAGTATAATTTCAATCATTAAGAGTGTAATTTCAGCCGTTGAGAGTGTAATTTCGGTCATTTAGAGTGTTCGTTTAGAGCGTAACTCTTGTCTGTCAAGAGTGTAACCCTAGTCTGtcaagggtgtaactttagtcaaccaCTGACAATACCACCACCATCATCCATCCCgtcaccacaacaaccaccaccaacctGACAACCCCTACCAACCCATTAAAATCAGATCTAAGACGAAAAAAATCAGAtctaaaaacgaaaaaaaaagatcaACAATAAAAATAGATCTGAAAAAAACCGACAATGAAAACGAGATCTAAAAAAccgagatctgaaaaaaaaaaaaaaaaggtgcggctaaaaaaacgagatctgaaaaaaaaaaaaaaggtgtggCGGCTGTTGCAACGACACACCACCACAAGACTAGCCCAACGAACACCAACCAAAAAACATCTAAAAAAAGATGAAAACGAGatctgaaacaaaaaaaaaaaggtgcgGCTAAAAAAACgagaactgaaaaaaaaaaaaaatggtgtggCGGCTGTTGTGGCGGCGCCTATTGCATGGCTGTGGCGGTGCGGTGGGTGTTGttattgttggtggtggtgttaaCGGGGAGgatgttgtagttggttgtgTAGTAGGTGATGGTGGAGCTAGAGAGAtatgagaggaagagagagaagtgggagagtgTTGTGAGGAAATGAAATGAGATGGATGTGAGAGATTAGGGTTTAGGACTATTTATATCACATCTCTTTATTTTGGTCTAATCTCAGCCATCCATTTATTAGATTCAAGGGCTTAAATGAGGACTCAAGGACTCACCTAAATAAGGTGGACTTATAGGAGCttttttctatatatatatatatatatatatatatatatatatatatatatatgctacTCCTTTCGTTTCCGTTTCACAACTTCTCTTAAGTTCTGAAACTTTAAGTTCTATAACATGTCTTAACATATGCGGATATTTATTTCAGAAGCTATTAGTTATCACTTGCATTATATATAGCTTGGATGTTTAAGGTAAAACGAGGGGATTCCACAATCTACaaactaatgagtaatgagtaatggctgatagatgaaccaactcaaccaaaaccttaaggtgatggttgatgcccaactattataaatattcctattacgctccctcactcaaatgtccgttgggcttgaagagtggttattTGTGCACtggctcccccgtaccgtgtgctgggtttccacttcgagttttttgaggggttttgaggttgccaggatttgaacccgtgaccttcggtcactCTGGCTcggataccatgatagatgaaccaactcaaccaaaaccttaaggtgatggttgatgcccaactattataaatattcctattaatgGCCTCGATTTATTTACTCCCCAAGTATTTAAGCTACTTTGTTAATTTACtaaagtactccctccgtcccggtcatttgttgtcttttgattttggctcaaagaccaaggaaagagaaagtgggtcaattactaaatgacaagtggaataaattgggtgtgaatgattaaattactcatcaaattcattcttaaaatagaaaggacaacaaatgaccgagacaccccaaaatagaaaaggataacaaatgaccgggacaaagggaGTAACATTTAAAAGTATAAATGACACTTCTTCAATCCACTCCAATTCAATATGTTTGATTAAAATGCACCTCTCCCATAGAGTAAACGTATAAAATTAGAGTGACGGGAGATGTATCTAACTATCTTGTGTACTTTGAATAGTATATTCAAAATTTACTTTTATAATTTTATAGCGTGATATATAGACATGTCCTCAAAAAAGCATAAAATTAAACAGCGAAATATAGCAACCTGTGAATTTTACGGGTCATAAAACTAGTTTGAGGGTTAATAGTGTACATTAACGATTTTTTTGATGCATAAGAAATCaaataaaaaacatacaaaaatggAAAATATTACTCCATATTAGCTAATATATACAGAGTACTCATTATTTGTTTCTTTGTTCACTAATATTTTCAGTTTGACTCGTAATCTTTGCTCTACGTGAAGGTGTCGACGTTTGCTTTGTGTATATGCGATGTTGTATTGGGTAAGATTACACAATTGTCCTTATATTATACGCTTCAATAATGATGAAtcaacacacacaaaaaaaaaaaaaagaaaaaaaaaggtattTTTAAGGAGTTGTTTAGTTGTATATCAATAGTTGTAATTTATGAAAATACTTTTATGATATGGTGTCTTATAGTGAGACTCGACTCGCATAATTTGTGTATATCATGTATTTTTATTAAAACTACATGCGGCGAGGCTAGTGAGCTGATTATTGCTTGAACTATAGGAGGGTCAAAATGCAGTTTATTTAGAAAGAAAAAATAATACTAGGAAAAGATATTTttagttttttatttatttaaaagttTAGGCAAACAAGAAGAGTTTAGAATAATCTGAAGGTTAGATCATTTTGTAAATATTTGGTCTATTGTATAAATTTGTACATAAGAATGAGCATTTAGGTGTATTTGTAGAAGTACTGTTAACTTTTCCCTTTGTTGGTAAAAATTATTGGTAAAAATTGGTTCATTGtatataatctttttttttttggcagccgaTCAAAAAAGTTTACAAGTTAGAGTGACCCATAGCGCTTTTTGCAAGACTCTCTTATTAAGTCCCCTAGGTAGAAAACTAATATTTATGCAATGAAAGGTAGATGCAAGACGAGAGAGATCCTCCAGAATTCCAGTAATATGATGCTGCCTTTTTTCGAATCCTGCAATTTGACAAACCAGTTGAAGACAATCAAGAAAAAAGCGCCCGTGAAGCAAGCCTTCATCAAAAGCTCACTCCATAACCATTTTAACCCCCAAGCTTTCCGCTTGGAGCAGGGATTCAGCCAAAAATCTTTTCCGTCCTTCATAAAAAGTAATCCCCTCGGTAGAGCTGACCGTCCATCCCACCGCAGCGTCATAAGATGAAGACCAACTCGCATCCAACTTAACACTTACCATTTGCCATGACCCATGATCACCAACCAAATAAAAGGGTTTACCCCTCCGTATCAACTGTTTACCTTCCTCATTCTCCATATCTGAAGCCTGGTTAATCTCCCCCTTTACTCTGGCGCTCAGCTCAGCGCTCAAGGCGGTTGCCACTGTTTGTGACCAAAGCCtaaagaagacatttggggtaaAGGTATTACCTCGAAAAATAATATTGTTTCGGAGAGTCCAAATGCTCCAGATAGTTGCTAAGAATTGTAAAATTCGTGAATCTCCTTCCTCGAGTTTTCCAAGATACAGAATCCAGTTAATAATCCATCCATCAAGTGCCACAGTCAAAACTTGATCAGCATTAATTCCAAGTGTAGTTCCAGCCCAAATCCTATTTGTGACATAACAATCTCTAAAGAGATGTTCTAGAGATTCCACCTCTTTTGTAGAGCATAAAAAGCATGTATCCACCCCTGACAATTTTCTTCTTGCAAACTCctcccccactggcagggatTTCGCCAAAATCTTCCATAATAAAACTTTCCACGCATTCGGACCAGGTAGCCGCCATAGATTTCGTTTACAAAAAAGTTTACTACTCACACTCATTCTTGAGATCGCCCTCCCAGCCCCTTTGTCCTCCATATACCTTTCAAACCCACTAGCATACCCACTCTTTACCGTATAGTCACCAGTACTTGTTAATAGCCAGTAGATTCTATCCTCCTTCTGCGATGTACTAAACGGCATAGCCAGTATTTTATTTATCCATTCATCTTTAAAAATTAATCTTATCATTGCTTCATTCCACCCTCCCTGATTGAAACATAAGTCCTTAACGCGCAGATCCTTCAGACATGCCAGCTCCGGGGCTAACAAAACATCCTTCGGTTCCGGATACTCACCTCCCACCCATTTTGTAGTCCAAACATTTAGATTCGAATCACACCCAGGTTTCCAACCTACATTTTCCATTATAAGAGTCAATCCATGTACGATGCTTCGCTCCCCCCAAGATCGGTTACCACGTTTCTTCACTGTTTGGCCATCATTAAACAACTCCGACCCAAATTTTTTTTGTCTGAATAGACCACCAAAATAGGAACCATCATTTGTGACTATGCGCCATGCGTTTTTTCCCAGAAGTTCCTGATTCAAACATTCAATATTCCTTAGTCCAAGACCTCCCGCCCCCTTTGGAAGACTGAGAACATTCTTACTACACCAATGGATAGTTCTACCCACCTTACAgcccgcccaccaaaaatgtgcCAGAAGTGAGTTAATCTTCCTGGCAACACTTACCGGTAACTTgaataccgatagaaagtaattgGAGAGATTTGATAAGACAGACGAAATTAGGGTAAGCCTACCCGCAGGAGATAAGAAAATCCCATTCCATGATGATATGCGTCGCGTGACATTCTCAATGAGCCCCCGAAAAATTCTTGTTTTGAGTTTTGAAATTCAGTAGGTAACCCAAGATACTTGCCAATCCCATGTTCTTGGTAATTTTAAGCGTAGCCAGACAATGCCTTGCTTTTCCTAAGGTTGTGCTCGGACTGAAGAAAATACCAGATTTATCTTCATTTAGCACCTGACCTGAAGCCCGACAATAATCATCCAGAATTAACTTTAATTGTCGTGCCGAGTCACCTTTATCCTGGAGAAAGAAGACTGAATCATCAGCGAAAAAGAGGTGTGTCAGTGGTGACACCCCTCGACATAACTTAATCCCTCTGATCCTACCCACTTGGTGGGCATGTTCCACATTGTATGACAATACCTCCATACAAAGGATAAATAGATAAGGTGACAATGGATCTCCTTGTCGAAGCCCACAGGATGGCCTGAATTGCTGAAGCGGGGATCCATTAAGCAGGACTTCATAGGTAACAGAATTTACACACCCCATAATGAGCTTAATAGTCTTATCAGGGAAACCAAATTTTTTAAGGACCGCCTGTAAAAAATCCCATCTAACCCTATCATACGCTTTGCTCATGTCAGCTTTAAAGGCAAACCTTCCATATCTTCCCTTTTTATACGAGTTAATATTATATATAGCCTCATGAGCAATCAAAATATTATCACTAATATGCCGACCCTGAATGAAAGCGTTTTGAGATTGTCCCACAAGATATCCCATAATTTTCCTTAACCTATTCGCGATACACTTGGTAACAATTCTCATGAACACGTTACACAAGCTAATAGGGCAGTAGTCTTGCACTCTTTCCGGATTATCACACTTTGGGATTAAGGCAATAAAAGTACGGTTTACCTCTCGGAGTAGCACACCAGAATTCAGAATAGAAAGAACCGCCTTTGTGAAATCGCTTTTTATAAAGTGCCAACATTTGTGATAGAAAATAGCGGGGATACCATCCGGTCCGGGAGATTTGTAAGCCCCCATTTGAAAAACCGCCCGCCTCACCTCTTTTGTCGTAAACGGTTTCTCCAATCTTAAAAAATCCCCTTCCGATACCCGAGGTTGGATATGTTATAATAAATCCTCAAAGTGATGCAGCGTCCTTTCCTCTTGATCAGGTGAAGGTGGGTTATACAAATTCATAAAAACCTTTTGAAATTCACCACTCACTTGATCAACGTCGTAAATCCACCGACCCTCCTCAGTCTTGACTCCCAGAATGAAATTCCTACCAGCCCTTCCTTTAACCCAATTAAAGAAAAATTTGGTACAAGTATCACCATCAACCATCCATTTGAGTTTAGCTCGTTGCTTCCAATATATAGCCGCAGCCATAGCAAACTCCCGCACTTCCTCATTCACCCGAGTGTATAATTCATCATTTCCAGTCATAGTGGCCAGTTCAATACCTTCTTCGAGGCGTTTATAAAAATCCTCCCATTTCCCTTCCCATTCCCGTTTCTTGTCCAGCGACCACTTTTTAACCCTTTGACGAACCCGGCTCAATTTTCGCATAACACAAAAAGCAGGGGATCCAATATCCTTACCTCGCCAAGTTTCCTTAATCACT is a genomic window containing:
- the LOC141629294 gene encoding uncharacterized protein LOC141629294; the protein is MGAYKSPGPDGIPAIFYHKCWHFIKSDFTKAVLSILNSGVLLREVNRTFIALIPKCDNPERVQDYCPISLCNVFMRIVTKCIANRLRKIMGYLVGQSQNAFIQGRHISDNILIAHEAIYNINSYKKGRYGRFAFKADMSKAYDRVRWDFLQAVLKKFGFPDKTIKLIMGCVNSVTYEVLLNGSPLQQFRPSCGLRQGDPLSPYLFILCMEVLSYNVEHAHQVGRIRGIKLCRGVSPLTHLFFADDSVFFLQDKGDSARQLKLILDDYCRASGQVLNEDKSGIFFSPSTTLGKARHCLATLKITKNMGLASWKPGCDSNLNVWTTKWVGGEYPEPKDVLLAPELACLKDLRVKDLCFNQGGWNEAMIRLIFKDEWINKILAMPFSTSQKEDRIYWLLTSTGDYTVKSGYASGFERYMEDKGAGRAISRMSVSSKLFCKRNLWRLPGPNAWKVLLWKILAKSLPVGEEFARRKLSGVDTCFLCSTKEVESLEHLFRDCYVTNRIWAGTTLGINADQVLTVALDGWIINWILYLGKLEEGDSRILQFLATIWSIWTLRNNIIFRGNTFTPNVFFRLWSQTVATALSAELSARVKGEINQASDMENEEGKQLIRRGKPFYLVGDHGSWQMVSVKLDASWSSSYDAAVGWTVSSTEGITFYEGRKRFLAESLLQAESLGVKMVME